CTCAGAAATCTCCCTTATCGTCCTCTCAACTTCTTGTTTCATTGTCTGTGAAGTTATCTGCTCTTTTACAACTATCTCCTCTATCTTCTGACTAGTATTCTCAACCTTTGACTCATAATCCCTACCTCTTATCATCTCTATCGTCCTCCTTATAGATTCTGCTATTTTCCTATTTGCTTCTTCGTCACTAAATCCCAACTTTATGTCCGTGTCCTTTACTGCATCTAATGCTTCTAAACTCCGAGAAGGGTCTGAAACACTTGAGACGCTTAAAGATACTTTCTTCTCAACCTCCTCCTCAACAATCTTCTTCAGCCTTAAAACCCTCACAGTGTCTATTCCATCTATCTGCTGAATCGCAGAGATAAACTCCTTACTAAGTATAGTTCCTTTCCTAAGATTATGGTAGTATAGAATATCTTCGTCTAGAACATCTCCCTCCTTGAGCAGAAACTTTGATACAGTAATGGGAACTCTTATCTCTCCTTGCTGGTTAACTAAATTCTCTTCCATAGTTTACAACCATTTTTAAACAAGACTATATTAACTTTCAAATATTTCGCAGAAGCCCCAATAAGTTCTAAAATTAACAAGTAGACAAGATTCTAAACTTTTCGCCTACTTACACCATTTGGCTCTAGATAGCATTTCTCAGTCACAAACTTCACTTTACACCAAGTTTCCCGAGAGTTTGCTAGGAAGAGTATTTACTCAGTCCAAATAGGGACCGTGAGGGTAGTAAAAAGAAAGCTACTTCCTATTATATCCGAAATTTGGAATTTGCTGATATTCTAGTAATGAAGAATTCCAAAACTTAACGACTAGGCTTTTTACTCTTCCTGTAGTTTCTATTAACTGGGTAAATACTTTTCTTGGTGAACACTTAAGAGGGTTGGTATGAAGTGAAGTTTTGTAGCTGACGAAAACCAGAAGAGATAAGTATGGAAAAGTTTAGAATTCTGTCTATTTGCCTAATGGAAATTGGAATTTATTGACATTTTAGTTTCAAGTTTGACTAGGTAGCTGGTATAGGTTCATAATTGCTTTTGTGGGTTGGAGAGGATAGATTTTGTAGTTACGGGTTGTAAAGTGCTTAGAATGTGTATTCTAGGTTTTTGGCTTTGGGGGTTAGGGATAAGTGCTAAAGAGGTTTAGGTTGTTTTCAGGAGAAGCTAGGTATTTAAATCTTAAGAATCTTTTGTGAGGAGGAGCATATGAGAAAGATGATCTTTTTTGCTTCGTTTTTCATGTTTATCCTCATAGGAGTTTTTCCAAAAGCAGAAACGACAGTTACTTTTTATCCTAGCACAGTTTTAGTAAAACTCTCGGTAACGACAAACATAATTGCAATTCCAGCGAATTCTTTTGATATCTCGGTTGAAAGAAACAGAATTGTTGAGATAACCACTTCAACCAACATACCACCAAATCTTCTCTCTGAGTTAAGCAATACTATAAAAGAGATAGAGGAGGTGGAAAGAAAGATAACTTCTGCAAAAAATGAATCAGAGAAACTTAAAGCTTCATTGGAGTTGATAAAAACAGTTTTAGCTTCACCTTACCCAAAGGACACTAAGACCATGACTTCGCTGATGGAGAACTTTAACCAATTACAGGGGAAAGTTATTGAGATAAATGAGAGTATTTTACCTAATCTGGAAAAAGAGAAGTCAGTTAAAGAGAGGAAGAAAAAGGAAATAGAGGGAGAGATAGAAAAGAAACAGGAGGTAGTGAAAGTGATTAAGCTTTCTACCTCAGCTGGAACATTGAGCTACAGATTAGCAGGTGGCTGGAGGACCAGTTATACGCTCAATGCTGATAATCAAACCTTATCACTGAAAGTGAAATTTTCACTACCTGAGAGGGTTAAGATTCTAGTTAGCAAGATTATTGTGACGACTACTGAGGTAGTTCCGGATATCGTGGAAGTTGAGCTGAAAAAGTTGATAGGAGCTGTGATGGAAATGATTTCTTACAAATCCACACTTCCAACGACTATTCCTAAACTGAAGACTGAAGTGTATGGTAGGGTTGAAGGTGAGAAATTTTCTGAAACTAGTTTGGAGGAAAAAGGAGTTGATATTGGACTTGTATGGGAGATTAGTAAGGAGATGGTATTAGAGAAAGACACAGAGGTTACGGTATTTGATAATATACCTGTTAGTGTGGAAAGAAGTTACTATGCCATTCCTCCGAAATACTCCTCAGGTCTTGCTGTTTTTAAAATCTCAAATGTTTCTGAAGTTACTTTTCTGCCGGGTAGTGTTGACATTCTATTTGCTGGTAGTAGGGTAAGTGGGATATATCTTAATAAGACAATTCCCAAAGGTGGGGTTTTTGAAACCAAGGGAATCTCAGTGCCCAGCATCGTAGTGGAGAGGAAGTTAGTTGAAGAGCGGGAGGAGATGCCAAAACTTCTGGGGACTCATAAGCGAATAGTAAGAGTTTTTAAAAACATCATTAGAAATAACTTACCTACGCAAATAGCTATATCTATAGTTGACAGGATTCCGATACCTTATGACGATAGAATTAAAGTAAACATTGATAAGATAACACCTTCTCCTGAGATGAGCTACGAAGTAATAAGGAAGGAGGGAATATTCAAGGTAAGTATGGTTGTTGAAAAGGGGAAAACCGCAGAAAATCTAGTATCTTACTGGGTGGAGTATCCAGCGGATCTTAATTACTACGAATACGAAAGGTAGGCAAGGATTAAGCTGAACTCTCTATCTTTCTTATCTCATCTCTGACAATACTAGCTTTCTCAAACTCCAGCTTTTCCGCAAAGCTGAACATATACTCTGTCAAAGTTCTAATCACCTCTCTAATATTGTTTCCATATTGTCTCTTGATCTCATCAATTATTTCAAAAACTTCGCTATATTCGGAAACCTTAAAAGTTCTTCTAACTCTTGATGAAACTATCTTTTCGTGTTTTCTCTCAATTATATCGGTGACTTCTTTTTTAATACTTCTCGGTGTTATATTGTGCCTCTGGTTATACTCTAACTGTATTTTCCTTCTTCTATCGGTTTCTCTGATTGCTTCTTCCATAGATTGGGAGATTTTGTCTGCATACATTATTACTCTTCCATTTATATGTCTTGCTGCCCTACCCATTATCTGGATCAAAGATCTTGTTGACCTTAGAAAACCTACCTTGTCTGCATCCAGTATACACACCAATGAAACTTCCGGTAAGTCAATCCCTTCTCTAAGTAGGTTTATCCCTACTATACAATCATACACTCCCTTTCTTAGATCCCTAAGAAGTTCAACCCTTTCTATCACCTCAACCTCGTCGTGAATGTAAATAGCTTTTATACCCCTCTCAACGAGAAACCTCGTAAGATCTTCTGCCATCTTTTTCGTTAGGGTGGTTATTATTGTCCTTTCTCCTCTTTTGGTATTCTCACTCACTTCTCTTATTATATCCTCAACCTGATTTTCAGTTGGTCTTACGTAAATAACAGGGTCAAGTAGTCCTGTAGGCCTAACTATCTGTTCTACAATCTTTCCAGACACGGATAACTCATATTCATCGGGAGTAGCAGAAACATACAAAACCCTATCAAGCAAAGAGTCAAACTCTTCAAACCTAAGAGGTCTGTTGTCAAGAGCCGATGGTAGTCTAAATCCAAACTCAACTAAAGTTTCTTTTCTTGACCTGTCCCCGTTGAACATTCCTCTTATCTGAGGAATTGTAACATGAGATTCGTCTATGATGGTTAGAAATTCTTTTGGAAAATAGTCAAGTAAAACATAGGGCCTTTCCCCCGGCTTTCTCCCCGAGATATACCTTGAATAGTTCTCAATTCCCGGACAATATCCTGTCTCTAAAAGTAGATCCATGTCATACTTCGTTCTTGTTTCCAATCTTTTTGCCTCTATTTCTCTCCCACAACTTCTAAGCTCTTTAACTCTCTCTTCCATCTCCTTAAGTATCTCCCTAACTGCTTTTTCAATTCTCTCCTTTGAGGAAACAAAGAGTTTGGCTGGATATATCACTATTGCATCATGTTGATCAATTAAGGAGTTGTTCAAATAATCGTAGCGTTTTATTGAAATTATTTCGTCATCAAAAAACTCTATTCTTATGAAATCTCTAGAGTAAGCCGGATGGATATCAATCCTGTCACCTGTTACTCTGAAAGTAGCCCTAGTAAAGTGGTAGTCACCTCTTTCATACTGCATTTCGGAGAATTTGTACGCTAAGTCACGGATATCCATCTTATCTCCAACTCTTACTAAAAGGACAAACTCTCTAAAGTCTGATGGTGCTCCTAGGTTGTATATGCAAGAAACGCTAGCAACCACAATGACATCATTCCTACTTAGTAAACTTGCGATAGCAGATATTCTAAGCCTATCTATTTCATCATTTATCGTTGCTTCCTTTTCAATATAGGTATCAGTTTGAGGAATATAGGCTTCAGGTTGATAGTAGTCATAATAGGAGACAAAGTATTCCACTGCGTTATACGGGAAAAACTGCTTGAGCTCTCTGTAGAGTTGTGCTGCCAGAGTTTTGTTGTGTGAAACCACAAGGGTTGGTAGTCCTAATCTCTCAATTACATTAGCCATCGTGAACGTCTTGCCACTTCCAGTTTAGCCAAGAAGGGTGATCCTCTTATGCCCTTCTTCAGTAAAACCTTTTACTATTTTCTCTATTGCTTCTGGTTGATCTCCACAGGGTGTAAACTCTGAAACAACTTTAAATTCTTTAGCTATGTTCCTCATAGTGCTCTATTCCGAGTCAAAAGCTCCGCTTTTGGAAACTCTCTTTTTTCACTCTGCCTTTTCTGAATAATTCAGAGTTTATGACTTTTGGCTTAGAAAAGTTTTGGTATAAGGTTATTACTAAGACTCTGAATCAGATTCTTCTTTTTCAAAGTCATGTTCCTCGTGGGGTGAGATGTTCTTAAGGAGGTTGAGAGTGTAGATATACAGTTTGGAATTAGGGTTGTTGTTGACAAAATCCTCTAAGAGGGAAATTATTTCAGCTCTTTTCTTTTCATCTATTGAGGAAAGATTAGCAAAATCATTTGTATACTTCATCAAGTTGAGGCCAAAGAACACATCTGGAAAAGCTGTAGAGATATCTTCCGCTAACACGAATCCAGTCCTAGCTCCAGACGTAAAAGGAACAGATCTAATCTTACAGTAGTTACCGTAGGGTGATTTTTCAACGGACATTAGAGTAAATAGATCAAGAAAGCCAGTTTCTTTTGCACCACTGGTTGCAGCGGAGTATACTTTAACTATCTCTTTTACAGCGATTGCTGGAACAACCCCAAATTCTACTGCATCACTTCTTACGTATCCAACAAAAGTCTGGTTACTGATATCCATCACAAGGAAGTAGAACTGTTTATTCTGGGCCTTAGAATACTGGACTCTTTCTGAAACGGAGTTTGTGTAGAAAGAAGGAGGAGTTACTTCAACAGAAGGTGTGAAAAGGATATACATTACTGTGCCCCAATTGACACTGTTATGCCCCTTCGGTATTAGATTTGTGACAATGTTGGTAAGAGAAGTAGTTTTACTTATATTCGTCTTTACTTCAGCATCTAACTCCGAGAATATGACCGCTCCATCTTTCCAGAAAACCATTCCCTCATTGATAGCATAATATCTTTTCCTAGCTCCTGGGTCCTTTGGTGTGCCTCCTTCAACTATCTTGACACCTCTGAGAATGTCCTCTTGCTTGACATAATAGACCTTACCATCCTTTGCAACCATGTATAGGTGTGGGGGTATTTCTTTTCCTCTCTCCATGACTATTTCAACGATAGTGCCATAACTAAAGTTTTCAACAGGTTTTGCCCCCTTTGTTGATGGAGAGTCAAAGGCAGGGATATGATCCTTCAGCACTATGCCATAATCTATTACTTCGTAAGAAGGTTTACATGAAATAAGTAACAAAAGATTAGCACCTAGAAAAGTAAAGAAGATCATAACTTTCTTCATAAATTTCTCCCCCTTAGCAAATCAATTGTAAGAAAGGTTTGTTTTGCTTTTCAACAATTGGTGATTTACTCCTCACTTTCGGTTTCTTCTTGTTCTTCCTCAATTTCTTCTTCACCAATTCCAAGTTTTTCCTGAAGTGCGTTAAGTCTTGCTTTAAGTTCTTCAAGATCCTTTTTATCCCGCACACCAAGTTCCTTCTTTACGATCTCAAAGTTGTATATAGACGAGTAAACGTTGTAATACTTTACAACTCTCTTTATGTATTGCCTAGTTTCTCTAAACGCAAGGAATTCGGAAAATACAATACTATCCTCGGGAGATATTTTATACTTCCTCTTAGTTCTAGAGAAGACTCTAGCACCACCGTTGTATGCAGATATAGCATGATTGAGATCGCCGTAAGAGTCTATCAGCATTGACAGATAAGCCGTCCCCAGAAATATGTTCAGATCTGTTTTGAATAAATCCTTTCTGCTAGATATCGCCTCAGGTATATCAAGTTTCCTTGCCACTAGCTTTCCAGTGCTATACAATACTTGCATAAGTCCGATAGCACCAGCTCTTGAGTAAGCTCCTTCCTGAAAAAAGCTCTCTTGCTTCATAACAGCGTATATTAGGTTTGGGTCAATGCCAAACCTTTCCGCCGAGTATATCACATCAGAAACGTAAGGAATAGGATATAGAACTTCCTGTATACTAAACGGTAGGAACTTGGAAAAAGCATCTATGAATTTGTTAGCAGTTATGTTGTTGCCTTCGTTGTATATCCCTCTAGTCATTTTCATCTCAAGCCTATTTCTCATTATGACAATGTAGGAAAATACATTAGACAATCCTTTGTATACCACCTTATTCCTAACTATCCTACTCACAACAGCATACTCATCCTTTATCCTCTTAAGGAGAGTTTTTATCTTTGACCTCTCTACAGAATCTATAGCTTCAACTATCTCATAGGGTATGCTAAGAAGAAAAGGGTTTTTCTCCTTAATCTTATAGAGAACAAACGACTTATAGGAGTCATAATTCTGCTTATCAAAGTTAAATAACAATTTTGCTAGCTTCAGTTTTTCGCTTTCTGACGTAGTCGGTAAAATGAATCTATTGTAGTAACTTCTAACCTCATTCTCAGACGCTAACTCACTTATTCTCCTAGAAGCCAGGTAATCATAATATCCTGACGGAACAGAGGATACTGCAGTTTCATAAAACTTTATTGCATCATTAGTCTGACCGATCATCTCACAAGCATATCCCTTGAAAAAAGAAACTCTATCAATATCTCTATGAGCAAAATTTCCACTAAGTTCAGTCTCCTTAAGTATCAACGCTATCATATCATATCTTTTCGCCAAAATGAGTTTGTCAATCAGCTTTGAAGCAAGTAAATATATCCTCTCAGTGCGTATAGCTTCCCCAGAAAGTATTCTAAGATACTCAGTAGACTTACAACAGTCATGCTTGATATAGTGGACAACTAGCGACTTTAGTATAACTTTCCTCAAGTAGCTACCATACCCATCAATCCTATTTTCAAAACTAACAGGATTAAGAATAATGTTTCTGTAAGTCACTGGTAAGTAAATCCTAGCAAGAGTTTTCCAACCCCTCGCTCCAATAACCTTCATATCCAAGAGTAATTCTGCTATGAAATCAGGTCCAAGTTTCGCAAAATTAGCAATCTTAACAGCTTCACCGTAAAATTTATAGTCTATCAGCTCAAAACAAATCTCTTCTACCATTTTTCTTCCTTCCCCAGAAGGAAAAGAGGAAGGAAATATCCCAGAAAGATGGTGGAAATAGTCAACTATGTAGCTAATGTAATCGTATTTTTGAGTAAAATCAAAAACTACCAGATCCCTCACCATTCTAAGAGAAGTTTCCAAATTACCATCCTTAGCATAAAGCAAAGCTTTGTAGACAATGTAAATAGGACTATAAATCTCTACTTTTTTCATTTTTTCGTAAATACTTAAACTCTCCCTAAGGAGATGATAATTGCCTGTTTTGACACCGATCTTAGCCATTCTTAAAACCGCCTCATCGTAAACTGAAGTATTTGAAAGCGAAGCCAGAACTTTCAAAGCAGTAGAATACTTAGTATTAGCAATTAGAACATCAGCATACAGAAGGGCAATATCAGGCTTGTATGGGGAATCCGAAGGGACGGAGAAGTATTGTTTCTCCACAAGGCTTAGAGAGGAAAGTCTTGGATCTTTTCTAGGCACTAAAACTTCAACCCTTTTGTAAATCCTCCTACCACTCATACTCCTCATTCTCTTAACAACCTTCTTTTTATCAAAATACACTGCCTTGTAAGTGGATATAAACCTATCAATATTTTCATCCTCAATAGAGTCATACTTAGAGAAGGAAAACTTACTAAGATTCACAACATAATCGTACGTGCTTTTATTGACAACATTTTCTGGTAAATTCATCTGCGAAAAAAGAAATACAATTGCGAAAGTCCCTACGAATCCCTTCACACCAACAATCTTCATATACTCTCCCCTGAAAATTTTCGGAAACAACTCAGAAACTCAAAAGGAGTTCAAATTATATTTGATACCAGAGTACCATCTCCAGTTAACAATAAAGTATTAATAAATTCCAATTACTACTAAGTGAATAAGCAAGAATTCTAAACTCTTTCTTACTTACCCATTCAGTTCCAGATAGTGTCTGTTAGTTATAAAACCTAACTTTGCACCAAGCTTCTCAGATGCTCACCAAGAAGAGACCTTAACCTAGTCCTCGATAGTAAACCGCAAGAGAAAGAAAAATTACACTTAGTTGTGAAATTTAGACTTTATCGTAAAACCTACAATAAATCCAAAGTTTAGTAACTAAGTATTGTTTTCCTTTTACTCTTCCTGCAATCCCGTCTGGACTGGACATATCCTTCCTGATAAGTACTCAGGATCTGATATAAAGTTACGTTTACCTCTACGAAAATTATACTATGGAGCTAAAGCTAGTAAAAGTACTCAACATAATAGGTAACCTTGCATTAATAAACATTGATGGACAGAAACTGAAAGCAAAAGTTGAAGGGAATATACCATCAAATGTGTTTTTAGGAGAGGTTAGAAAAGAAAATGGCAAAGTAATAATCAGAGCTCAAAACGATCTATCTCTAATCAAAGACCTAGACAGAATACTACTTCAACTTGAAGTATCAAAAACACCTAAAAATTACCTTCTAACTAAAACTCTAATGGCTCTTGACATTCCTATAACCAAGGAAAACTTAGAAACCATCAAAAGGTTCAATCTTCCCTACCTCATCTCTGGCTTAGTGCTCAAAAGCAAAGAAAAATCTCACAAAAAACACATGTCACTAACAGAAACACTTTTCAACGAAATACCAAAAAAGATCTCAGAAAACGAGTTTTGTCTTTTCATCAACAGCTTATTCACAAAAAGAGATAGGGAACTTTTCGGAATCCTTCACTTTGAAGAAGAAAGAGAAAGCTGGTATTCCTACATTGAATTTAATGAGTCAGGTTTTAAAAAGATAGTGCTTACCACGAGAATAGAAGAGGTAGAGATAATAATCCTTCTTGAAAGGATATCCAAAGGATACAATCTATCAATAAACTTTTTTTCAGAAAGGGAAATAAGAGTGGTAGGGGAAGAAAAACTTAAGCAAAACCTTGAGGCATTGGGATTTAATCCGATCAATATAGATATAGAATCGTATGGGGGAAGAGAATGAAAAAAGCAGTAGCGCTAAAGTATGAACCTAGCGAGATGCAGGCTCCAGAGGTTATCTCAAAGGGAGTAGGAATCCTAGCAGAAAAAATAGTTCAGATAGCTGAGGAACACAATATCCCAATAGTAAAATCAGAAGTAGTAGAACCCCTTATGGCAATAAGAATAAGGTCAGAAATACCACCAGAACTTTATAACGCAATAGCAGAAATATTAGCATTTGTCTATAAGTTAGTTAAAGAAAGCAAAGGCGAGGTGAAAAAGTAAGTTGGTAGACACTACAACCTACCATAGCAATAAAGTCCAAAATTTAACAATCAGAATGGTTTTTCTTCCATCTCCCTCGTAGTCCTTACAAGAACTGAGCGATCATCAACCTCAATAGAAGTTAGAACCCAATGTAAAGTAACACTGTGGAGATTAAACCCTAGACACCATACATCTAAAATTTAAAGATTGGAAGGCAAACCTATAAAATAATGTATAGATGGATACTGAAAAAATCCGCAAAAGGATTGAGAACATAAAGAAGATGCTAGAAAGTGCCTTAGCGCTAACCAAAGATCCTAGAAGAATAGAAAGCATAAAGGCATCCTTGATGCTAGTAATGAAAGATCTAAAAAAACTCAGTGAAGGAACTTTCTCAGTAGAGGACCTAAAGAAATACGAGTTTAGCAAAAATCTTGAAGAGTTGGAGAAAGAAGAAAGACCTACTTCATATGACATTCTAGAGACCATACCTCAAATACCCCCCTCACCCTACATAAGTGACAAGGATCTAATAAACATCAATAGCTACATTTCATTTTTTGAGAAAGAGTATCTACCGTTGTTTACACCTAAATATCTCAAGGTTGTTTTTTCAGTTCAGCATAAGTTAGACTACTTTTTCTCGGAATTTAGGAGAGTGCAAATGTTTCTATCAAAGTATGTTGAACTTACCGAGAATATTGAAAAAAGTGAGAACGAAGGATATATTGCAGAAATGCAGAAACTGAAGAGAAAAAGATTTAGAGAGCTACTCTTTAACCTTGATAGGTTTCTTGAAGAATTGCAGAGATTTCTTGAAGATATTTTGGAAAACCCTACATCCGAAGGAACACTGCTAGAACCACACCTGATAATAGAATTTGAACCAGATGAGAACAAAATAATAAACAATATAGAAGCAATTGAAGCTATAAAAGACATGTATAAGTTTGTAACAGAATTTAGAAATTACATAGGAATTGCTCAAGGCTGACGGAGGTGAACATGGCTGACCCAAAGACTACAGTATACAACACTATAATTGGTGAAAATTCCTTTTTTGAAGGAAAGTTCATGGTCAACGGAGGAATAAGAATAGACGGGAAGTTTGAAGGTGAAATGCTTAAAGTTTCCCACGTGACAATAGGTAGTAAAGGCAAAGTCAGAAGCAATATCTCTGCACTCAGTGTAGTAGTTGAAGGAGTTCTTATAGGGAATATAGATGCTAAGGTTAGGGTAATACTCCTACCAACAAGTAGAGTATACGGCGATATAACAACACCAGAGATAATAATACAACAAGGAGTGATATTTGAGGGTAGGATAAAAATTGTTCAAGACAGGAGCATCTCCGTCAAGGAGGAAATTGAAAAAATCTATAGGGGGACTTGATGTTTGCTAACAACCTACTGAGAGTGCCAGAATACGTAAGTGGCACCAGAGAGGATAGTTTCCCAATAAGACTCTCCTCAAATGAGAACAATTATGGACCTTCACCAAGAGTAATAAGAAAGATCAAACAACTTTCAAAGCTTTCACATAAATATCCAGAATCGTCCTACACTCTGCTAAAGAGAGCAATAGCAAAGGAAAATAATATCCCCGCTTCAAAAGTAATTCTAGGCAACGGTTCAGACGAGATATTTCTAAACTTATTTTTGATGTATCTTACCCCAAATAGTAGCCTTCTCACAATTGAGAAGACCTTCACATATTA
This window of the Brevinematia bacterium genome carries:
- a CDS encoding DUF4139 domain-containing protein, which gives rise to MRKMIFFASFFMFILIGVFPKAETTVTFYPSTVLVKLSVTTNIIAIPANSFDISVERNRIVEITTSTNIPPNLLSELSNTIKEIEEVERKITSAKNESEKLKASLELIKTVLASPYPKDTKTMTSLMENFNQLQGKVIEINESILPNLEKEKSVKERKKKEIEGEIEKKQEVVKVIKLSTSAGTLSYRLAGGWRTSYTLNADNQTLSLKVKFSLPERVKILVSKIIVTTTEVVPDIVEVELKKLIGAVMEMISYKSTLPTTIPKLKTEVYGRVEGEKFSETSLEEKGVDIGLVWEISKEMVLEKDTEVTVFDNIPVSVERSYYAIPPKYSSGLAVFKISNVSEVTFLPGSVDILFAGSRVSGIYLNKTIPKGGVFETKGISVPSIVVERKLVEEREEMPKLLGTHKRIVRVFKNIIRNNLPTQIAISIVDRIPIPYDDRIKVNIDKITPSPEMSYEVIRKEGIFKVSMVVEKGKTAENLVSYWVEYPADLNYYEYER
- a CDS encoding lytic transglycosylase domain-containing protein, with translation MKIVGVKGFVGTFAIVFLFSQMNLPENVVNKSTYDYVVNLSKFSFSKYDSIEDENIDRFISTYKAVYFDKKKVVKRMRSMSGRRIYKRVEVLVPRKDPRLSSLSLVEKQYFSVPSDSPYKPDIALLYADVLIANTKYSTALKVLASLSNTSVYDEAVLRMAKIGVKTGNYHLLRESLSIYEKMKKVEIYSPIYIVYKALLYAKDGNLETSLRMVRDLVVFDFTQKYDYISYIVDYFHHLSGIFPSSFPSGEGRKMVEEICFELIDYKFYGEAVKIANFAKLGPDFIAELLLDMKVIGARGWKTLARIYLPVTYRNIILNPVSFENRIDGYGSYLRKVILKSLVVHYIKHDCCKSTEYLRILSGEAIRTERIYLLASKLIDKLILAKRYDMIALILKETELSGNFAHRDIDRVSFFKGYACEMIGQTNDAIKFYETAVSSVPSGYYDYLASRRISELASENEVRSYYNRFILPTTSESEKLKLAKLLFNFDKQNYDSYKSFVLYKIKEKNPFLLSIPYEIVEAIDSVERSKIKTLLKRIKDEYAVVSRIVRNKVVYKGLSNVFSYIVIMRNRLEMKMTRGIYNEGNNITANKFIDAFSKFLPFSIQEVLYPIPYVSDVIYSAERFGIDPNLIYAVMKQESFFQEGAYSRAGAIGLMQVLYSTGKLVARKLDIPEAISSRKDLFKTDLNIFLGTAYLSMLIDSYGDLNHAISAYNGGARVFSRTKRKYKISPEDSIVFSEFLAFRETRQYIKRVVKYYNVYSSIYNFEIVKKELGVRDKKDLEELKARLNALQEKLGIGEEEIEEEQEETESEE
- a CDS encoding EscU/YscU/HrcU family type III secretion system export apparatus switch protein, which produces MKKAVALKYEPSEMQAPEVISKGVGILAEKIVQIAEEHNIPIVKSEVVEPLMAIRIRSEIPPELYNAIAEILAFVYKLVKESKGEVKK
- a CDS encoding polymer-forming cytoskeletal protein, producing the protein MADPKTTVYNTIIGENSFFEGKFMVNGGIRIDGKFEGEMLKVSHVTIGSKGKVRSNISALSVVVEGVLIGNIDAKVRVILLPTSRVYGDITTPEIIIQQGVIFEGRIKIVQDRSISVKEEIEKIYRGT